One genomic segment of Euwallacea fornicatus isolate EFF26 chromosome 18, ASM4011564v1, whole genome shotgun sequence includes these proteins:
- the Cht11 gene encoding chitinase-3-like protein 2 isoform X2: MFSEEHNQYILLQRDRTRSPWNVDKKTVLMVGCLILPVTVFCATYMILFGIYEKLVFPKSSYTFSSIEMLEANQHRATIYNIIDPQTFTDKLKNMHSHISEQSTPAEFKLVCYYNFPVAASSMQVDEIDPYLCTHLNVAFGSIVNHSIYLNDQYLVYLSQIVKLKDQNKDLKVLLSIGGAGNSNGFPEMVKNHTNRKTFIKSILYYVINYKIDGVDLDWEFPGSDMRYDKNQRMHFTQLLSETRKTINRQEKHKFLLSLAVAAPTEIIDVAYDISYMNEYVDFINLMSYDYHYYTDVTPFTGFNAPLYQSSSEKYYLATLNVNYSSHYWNYLGMDKSKIVVGLPTYGHTFRLLNPRNHDLYAPVTGYGNLGSLGFASYPLICSFLQMNHITPVFDMESFSPYAAKYYEWISFDDHESLTYKAEYVKSNEFGGVMVYCLNADDFRGDCQMGVMGNTKFPLVSAVKKVLEESLEAE; this comes from the exons ATGTTTTCTGAGGAGCATAACCAATACATATTGCTTCAGAGGGATCGTACAAG AAGTCCTTGGAATGTGGACAAAAAAACAGTACTCATGGTTGGATGCCTTATCCTACCTGTTACGGTTTTCTGCGCCACATATATGATCCTCTTCGGCATTTATGAGAAGCTGGTCTTTCCTAAATCCTCGTACACATTCAGCTCAATTG aaatgttAGAAGCAAACCAACATAGAGCaacaatatataatataattgaCCCCCAAACTTTCACAGATAAGCTTAAAAATATGCATAGCCACATTAGTGAACAATCCACTCCTGCTGAATTCAAGCTGGTctgttattataattttcctgTAGCTGCTTCTTCGATGCAAGTTGATGAGATTGATCCCTATTTATGTACACACTTAAATGTGGCTTTTGGTAGCATTGTAAATCATAGTATTTATTTGAATGACCAGTATTTGG TCTATTTATCACagattgtaaaattaaaagatcAAAATAAGGACCTCAAAGTATTATTATCTATTGGAGGGGCAGGAAATAGTAATGGTTTCCCAGAAATGGTAAAAAACCACACCAACAGAAAAAC GTTTATAAAGTCTATTCTCTACTACGTGATAAACTATAAGATAGATGGCGTGGACTTAGATTGGGAATTTCCAGGCTCAGATATGAGatatgataaaaatcaaagaatGCATTTCACTCAGCTTTTATCTGAAACCAGGAAAACCATAAACAG ACaggaaaaacacaaatttttattgtctttGGCAGTTGCAGCACCCACTGAAATCATTGATGTCGCCTATGATATATCTTACATGAATGA GTAtgtagattttattaatttgatgtcTTATGATTACCATTACTATACTGATGTGACTCCATTTACTGGCTTCAATGCTCCTTTATACCAGTCATCAAGTGAAAAGTATTACTTGGCCACTTTGAATGTGAACTATTCCAGTCATTACTGGAATTACCTAGGAATGGATAAGAGCAAAATAGTTGTAGGTTTGCCCACATATGGACACACATTCag GCTTCTTAATCCAAGAAACCACGACCTTTACGCCCCAGTCACAGGCTACGGCAATTTGGGCTCCTTGGGCTTTGCCTCTTATCCCTTAATCTGCAGCTTTCTCCAAATGAACCATATCACTCCAGTGTTCGATATGGAAAGCTTCAGCCCTTATGCGGCAAAGTATTATGAGTGGATTTCATTTGATGACCATGAAAGTCTGACATACAAAGCCGAGTACGTTAAAAGTAATGAGTTTGGTGGCGTTATGGTCTATTGCTTGAACGCGGACGACTTTCGCGGTGACTGTCAAATGGGTGTCATGGGGAACACTAAGTTTCCGCTTGTTTCGGCtgtgaaaaaagttttggaagAGTCATTGGAGGCTGAGTAG
- the LOC136344861 gene encoding NADH-cytochrome b5 reductase-like has protein sequence MEPPPKPDESDCCNSGCIPCILDVYQDQLKKDLKLQKKLHDGTRKINCMSLTSYSIFRVIRIEKHTRDCNLYTFEYLRAKTPPTNLPSASVLYDPGQHFLLRAPVNIETSQKAYTPIYQENQPSDQFTILVKLYKTGKMSQYFRNMTIGMETSWRGPYGDYKVSYSNKFMLFIAQGTGIAPFYTIIRDILQNDECYTFLTLYFCCHVVNVLLRDELYKMRENWNFKYELFVSSGCEDECPKKYEEVINYSKMKEADVQRYLERVRGCKVLICGAQSFCDNVKNMLVKCGLMDSDITIF, from the coding sequence ATGGAGCCACCACCGAAACCAGACGAGTCTGACTGCTGCAATTCAGGCTGCATCCCTTGCATCCTCGATGTTTACCAagatcaattaaaaaaggacCTAAAGCTTCAAAAGAAACTGCACGATGGAAcgcgaaaaataaattgcatgtCTCTAACGTCATACTCCATATTCCGTGTTATACGAATAGAAAAACACACTAGAGATTGCAATTTATACACATTTGAATACCTGAGGGCAAAAACTCCACCTACCAACCTTCCCTCGGCCTCTGTTTTATACGACCCAGGGCAGCATTTCCTATTGAGAGCCCCTGTAAATATAGAAACCTCCCAGAAAGCGTATACGCCAATATACCAGGAAAACCAGCCCTCAGATCAGTTTACTATACTGGTAAAACTGTacaaaactggaaaaatgtCACAATACTTCAGGAACATGACTATAGGCATGGAGACTTCATGGAGAGGACCTTATGGCGACTACAAAGTTTCTTAcagcaataaatttatgttgtttATAGCTCAGGGTACAGGAATAGCCCCCTTCTATACTATAATAAGAGATATTCTGCAGAATGATGAATGTTacacttttctaactttgtaCTTTTGCTGCCATGTAGTTAATGTATTGCTGAGAGATGAATTGTATAAAATGAGGGagaattggaattttaaatacgAGTTGTTTGTCTCCAGTGGGTGTGAGGATGAGTGCCCAAAGAAGTATGAAGAAGTtataaattactcaaaaatgaAAGAGGCAGATGTTCAAAGATATTTGGAGAGGGTGAGAGGCTGCAAAGTGTTAATTTGTGGGGCTCAAAGTTTCTGTGATAATGTCAAAAATATGCTGGTTAAATGCGGTCTAATGGATAGcgatattactattttttga
- the e(r) gene encoding enhancer of rudimentary homolog: MSHTILLIQPGANPETRTYSDYESVNDCMEGVCRIYEEHLKRRNPNTPTITYDISQLFDFVDQLSDLSCLVYQKSTNTYAPYNKDWIKEKIYILLRQAAGHPDYV, from the exons ATG TCACACACAATCCTATTAATTCAACCAGGAGCAAATCCAGAAACCAGGACTTACTCAGACTATGAATCAGTTAATGACTGCATGGAGGGGGTTTGCAGGATATATGAGGAACACCTAAAAAGGCGGAACCCCAACACACCAACTATAACATATGATATTTCACAGTTATTTGACTTCGTTGATCAG CTTTCTGATCTAAGTTGTTTagtatatcaaaaatcaacCAACACGTACGCCCCGTACAACAAGGACTGGATTAAGGAGAAAATCTACATTCTGCTGCGACAAGCCGCAGGCCATCCTGACTATGTTTAA
- the Cht11 gene encoding chitinase-3-like protein 2 isoform X1, which yields MFSEEHNQYILLQRDLKCVPLRSPWNVDKKTVLMVGCLILPVTVFCATYMILFGIYEKLVFPKSSYTFSSIEMLEANQHRATIYNIIDPQTFTDKLKNMHSHISEQSTPAEFKLVCYYNFPVAASSMQVDEIDPYLCTHLNVAFGSIVNHSIYLNDQYLVYLSQIVKLKDQNKDLKVLLSIGGAGNSNGFPEMVKNHTNRKTFIKSILYYVINYKIDGVDLDWEFPGSDMRYDKNQRMHFTQLLSETRKTINRQEKHKFLLSLAVAAPTEIIDVAYDISYMNEYVDFINLMSYDYHYYTDVTPFTGFNAPLYQSSSEKYYLATLNVNYSSHYWNYLGMDKSKIVVGLPTYGHTFRLLNPRNHDLYAPVTGYGNLGSLGFASYPLICSFLQMNHITPVFDMESFSPYAAKYYEWISFDDHESLTYKAEYVKSNEFGGVMVYCLNADDFRGDCQMGVMGNTKFPLVSAVKKVLEESLEAE from the exons ATGTTTTCTGAGGAGCATAACCAATACATATTGCTTCAGAGGGATC TTAAATGTGTTCCCCTTAGAAGTCCTTGGAATGTGGACAAAAAAACAGTACTCATGGTTGGATGCCTTATCCTACCTGTTACGGTTTTCTGCGCCACATATATGATCCTCTTCGGCATTTATGAGAAGCTGGTCTTTCCTAAATCCTCGTACACATTCAGCTCAATTG aaatgttAGAAGCAAACCAACATAGAGCaacaatatataatataattgaCCCCCAAACTTTCACAGATAAGCTTAAAAATATGCATAGCCACATTAGTGAACAATCCACTCCTGCTGAATTCAAGCTGGTctgttattataattttcctgTAGCTGCTTCTTCGATGCAAGTTGATGAGATTGATCCCTATTTATGTACACACTTAAATGTGGCTTTTGGTAGCATTGTAAATCATAGTATTTATTTGAATGACCAGTATTTGG TCTATTTATCACagattgtaaaattaaaagatcAAAATAAGGACCTCAAAGTATTATTATCTATTGGAGGGGCAGGAAATAGTAATGGTTTCCCAGAAATGGTAAAAAACCACACCAACAGAAAAAC GTTTATAAAGTCTATTCTCTACTACGTGATAAACTATAAGATAGATGGCGTGGACTTAGATTGGGAATTTCCAGGCTCAGATATGAGatatgataaaaatcaaagaatGCATTTCACTCAGCTTTTATCTGAAACCAGGAAAACCATAAACAG ACaggaaaaacacaaatttttattgtctttGGCAGTTGCAGCACCCACTGAAATCATTGATGTCGCCTATGATATATCTTACATGAATGA GTAtgtagattttattaatttgatgtcTTATGATTACCATTACTATACTGATGTGACTCCATTTACTGGCTTCAATGCTCCTTTATACCAGTCATCAAGTGAAAAGTATTACTTGGCCACTTTGAATGTGAACTATTCCAGTCATTACTGGAATTACCTAGGAATGGATAAGAGCAAAATAGTTGTAGGTTTGCCCACATATGGACACACATTCag GCTTCTTAATCCAAGAAACCACGACCTTTACGCCCCAGTCACAGGCTACGGCAATTTGGGCTCCTTGGGCTTTGCCTCTTATCCCTTAATCTGCAGCTTTCTCCAAATGAACCATATCACTCCAGTGTTCGATATGGAAAGCTTCAGCCCTTATGCGGCAAAGTATTATGAGTGGATTTCATTTGATGACCATGAAAGTCTGACATACAAAGCCGAGTACGTTAAAAGTAATGAGTTTGGTGGCGTTATGGTCTATTGCTTGAACGCGGACGACTTTCGCGGTGACTGTCAAATGGGTGTCATGGGGAACACTAAGTTTCCGCTTGTTTCGGCtgtgaaaaaagttttggaagAGTCATTGGAGGCTGAGTAG